A genomic segment from Triticum dicoccoides isolate Atlit2015 ecotype Zavitan chromosome 1A, WEW_v2.0, whole genome shotgun sequence encodes:
- the LOC119266339 gene encoding probable calcium-binding protein CML18: protein MANGVGSAKAEICAGLGMPMAELEQVFRRYDANGDGKISADELASVLRALGAPPGPGEVQSMMEEMDADRDGFVDLHEFAAFHCGPCKGSAAADAKEEEAATEAELKEAFRMYDADRNGLISARELHRVLRQLGEKCSVADCSRMIRSVDADGDGSVNFEEFKKMMGGGVGALDKPGEMLARPCGKVEVVDEDVMSHAQLSDDNLLIVPDMTHGVLEVDADHSVLVLGYTAAAAQSPT, encoded by the exons ATGGCGAACGGCGTGGGCTCGGCGAAGGCGGAGATCTGCGCCGGGCTGGGCATGCCGATGGCGGAGCTGGAGCAGGTGTTCCGGCGCTACGACGCCAACGGCGACGGCAAGATCTCGGCGGACGAGCTGGCGTCCGTGCTGCGCGCGCTGGGCGCGCCCCCGGGGCCAGGGGAGGTGCAGAGCATGATGGAGGAGATGGACGCCGACAGGGACGGCTTCGTCGACCTCCACGAGTTCGCCGCCTTTCACTGCGGCCCCTGCAAGGGCAGCGCGGCCGCagacgccaaggaggaggaggccgccacgGAGGCCGAGCTCAAGGAGGCCTTCCGGATGTACGACGCCGACCGCAACGGGCTCATCTCCGCGCGGGAGCTTCACCGTGTGCTCCGCCAGCTCGGGGAGAAGTGCTCCGTTGCTGACTGCTCGCGCATGATACGATCCGTCGACGCCGACGGCGACGGCAGCGTCAACTTCGAGGAATTCAAGAAGATGATGGGCGGCGGAG tcggagctcttgataaacctggagaaatgcttgcaaggccttgtggcaaggtggaagtggtagatgaggacgtcatgtcgcacgcacagctgagcgacgacaaccttctgatcgtgcccgacatgacccatggtgtactcgaggtcgacgccgaccactcggtacttgtcctcg gctacaccgcggcggcggcgcagtccccgacatag